In one Lycium barbarum isolate Lr01 chromosome 7, ASM1917538v2, whole genome shotgun sequence genomic region, the following are encoded:
- the LOC132603450 gene encoding uncharacterized protein LOC132603450 isoform X2, giving the protein MTGSHLELQQLGSQVFLLDVYLFVLKETIGSTPFSMSEELVDMVDITYLLFECSKSKGKSNLESLEILEADVEEEISSVNIVEMSITVVIKNLTRNCFGAVLKPTGAIHVARLLRIYLFCVVRMIVKLVIIGPKMLLALPLLLSSFSVSSLKLKSGSATQACLLEGEVACAKASYGTFAPPVMRKLVPSQGKLQHSCIAF; this is encoded by the exons ATGACAGGAAGCCATTTAGAACTGCAGCAGTTGGGATCTCAAGTATTCCTCCTGGATGTATACTTGTTTGTGCTAAAAGAAACTATTGGATCGACACCATTCTCGATGTCAGAGGAGCTTGTGGATATGGTTGACATCACGTACTTGCTGTTTGAATGTTCAAAATCAAAAGGGAAGAGTAATCTGGAGTCGCTCGAAATACTAGAGGCCGATGTCGAAGAAGAAATTTCTAGTGTCAATATTGTTGAAATGAGTATTACTGTCGTGATAAAAAATCTCACTCGGAATTGCTTTGGTGCAGTGTTGAAGCCAACAGGGGCTATTCATGTGGCCAGGTTGCTAAGAATTTATCTCTTTTGTGTTGTCCGAATGATAGTGAAGCTTGTGATCATTGGGCCGAAAATGTTGTTGGCCTTGCCCTTGTTGCTTTCTTCCTTCAGTGTGTCCTCCTTAAAGTTGAAATCTGGAAGTGCAACTCAAGCGTGCTTACTGGAAGGTGAAGTTGCATGTGCTAAAGCTAGTTATGGAACATTTGCACCACCG GTGATGAGGAAACTGGTTCCTTCTCAAGGAAAGTTGCAGCATTCTTGCATAGCCTTTTGA